A single Triticum urartu cultivar G1812 unplaced genomic scaffold, Tu2.1 TuUngrouped_contig_6748, whole genome shotgun sequence DNA region contains:
- the LOC125531042 gene encoding transcription factor bHLH137-like isoform X1 — translation MAGFSHLPQQMEYGLTNAGSFLLCHGNPEDAPAAAAASREGSSVVLDTPLVATASVEKKRKPKEDTTSLNSAHSKETKESTRKRGGKKQGKEMDDDEEEPKGYIHVRARRGQATDSHSLSERVRRERISERMRMLQSLVPGCDKVTGKALILDEIINYVQSLQNQVEFLSMRIASLSPVVYGFGMESEAAFSDQSQKIEGMFHDAAALPTGPPMNRSSSPAPSQAMMDTGTSSSSPTYSLQGTQDNGSSSSSYMMQTVGEPRHELFNQVVFSNYMCSFQQ, via the exons ATGGCAGGATTCTCACACCTCCCGCAGCAGATGGAGTATGGCCTCACCAATGCCGGCAGCTTCTTGCTCTGCCATGGCAACCCTGAGGAcgctccagcagcagcagcagcctcACGGGAGGGCTCATCTGTGGTTCTTGACACCCCTCTTGTGGCCACTGCTTCTGTGGAGAAGAAGAGGAAGCCCAAGGAGGACACTACCAGCCTCAACTCTGCCCACTCCAAG GAAACCAAGGAGAGTACTAGGAAGAGGGGAGGCAAAAAGCAGGGCAAGGAGAtggatgatgatgaggaggaacCAAAGGGGTACATCCATGTGAGGGCAAGGAGAGGGCAGGCAACAGATAGCCACAGCCTTTCAGAGAGG GTGAGGAGGGAGAGGATCAGTGAGAGGATGAGGATGCTGCAGTCCCTGGTCCCTGGCTGTGACAAG GTCACTGGTAAGGCTCTCATTTTGGATGAGATCATCAACTATGTGCAGTCACTGCAAAACCAAGTTGAG TTCCTGTCCATGAGGATTGCTTCCCTGAGCCCTGTGGTGTATGGTTTTGGCAtggagagtgaggctgccttcaGTGACCAATCACAA AAGATTGAAGGCATGTTCCATGACGCAGCTGCATTACCTACTGGTCCTCCCATGAACAGATCATCTAGCCCAGCTCCATCTCAGGCCATGATGGACACcggcacctcctcctcctccccaaCCTACTCACTTCAAGGCACCCAG GACaacggcagcagcagcagcagctacATGATGCAAACAGTAGGTGAGCCGAGGCACGAACTGTTCAATCAAGTGGTGTTCAGTAACTACATGTGCTCCTTCCAGCAGTGA
- the LOC125531042 gene encoding transcription factor bHLH137-like isoform X2, giving the protein MAGFSHLPQQMEYGLTNAGSFLLCHGNPEDAPAAAAASREGSSVVLDTPLVATASVEKKRKPKEDTTSLNSAHSKETKESTRKRGGKKQGKEMDDDEEEPKGYIHVRARRGQATDSHSLSERVRRERISERMRMLQSLVPGCDKVTGKALILDEIINYVQSLQNQVEFLSMRIASLSPVVYGFGMESEAAFSDQSQIEGMFHDAAALPTGPPMNRSSSPAPSQAMMDTGTSSSSPTYSLQGTQDNGSSSSSYMMQTVGEPRHELFNQVVFSNYMCSFQQ; this is encoded by the exons ATGGCAGGATTCTCACACCTCCCGCAGCAGATGGAGTATGGCCTCACCAATGCCGGCAGCTTCTTGCTCTGCCATGGCAACCCTGAGGAcgctccagcagcagcagcagcctcACGGGAGGGCTCATCTGTGGTTCTTGACACCCCTCTTGTGGCCACTGCTTCTGTGGAGAAGAAGAGGAAGCCCAAGGAGGACACTACCAGCCTCAACTCTGCCCACTCCAAG GAAACCAAGGAGAGTACTAGGAAGAGGGGAGGCAAAAAGCAGGGCAAGGAGAtggatgatgatgaggaggaacCAAAGGGGTACATCCATGTGAGGGCAAGGAGAGGGCAGGCAACAGATAGCCACAGCCTTTCAGAGAGG GTGAGGAGGGAGAGGATCAGTGAGAGGATGAGGATGCTGCAGTCCCTGGTCCCTGGCTGTGACAAG GTCACTGGTAAGGCTCTCATTTTGGATGAGATCATCAACTATGTGCAGTCACTGCAAAACCAAGTTGAG TTCCTGTCCATGAGGATTGCTTCCCTGAGCCCTGTGGTGTATGGTTTTGGCAtggagagtgaggctgccttcaGTGACCAATCACAA ATTGAAGGCATGTTCCATGACGCAGCTGCATTACCTACTGGTCCTCCCATGAACAGATCATCTAGCCCAGCTCCATCTCAGGCCATGATGGACACcggcacctcctcctcctccccaaCCTACTCACTTCAAGGCACCCAG GACaacggcagcagcagcagcagctacATGATGCAAACAGTAGGTGAGCCGAGGCACGAACTGTTCAATCAAGTGGTGTTCAGTAACTACATGTGCTCCTTCCAGCAGTGA